The DNA sequence TCCAGGCCCTGTCGTTGTTCTGCTTTTCGATGCTCGGCATCGTGATCGCCGGCAATCTGGCGATGGTGTTCATCTTCTGGGAGCTCGTCGGCATCTGCTCGTGGTTCCTGATCGGCTTCTATTTCGAGCGTCGCTCGGCTTCGACCGCCGCCAACAAGGCGTTCATCGTCAACCGGGTCGGTGACTTCGGCATGCTGATCGGCCTGATGGCCCTGTGGGGGGCGCTGGGCACGCTCCACTTCGGCGACCGGGTCGTGCCCGACGACCTCGGCACGCCGGTCAATCGCCAGGGGTTGTTCAGCCTCGTGCGGCCGCCCGCCCGCGGTCACGCGCTCACGGTCCCCGACGGCATGGTCGCCGCCGAGGCGGCCGCCGACGTCGCCGCCATCGTCCGGACGGGCGCTGGCGACCCCGCTGCCACCGCCACCGCCGTCGCCGCCAACGTCGAGGGCTGGCGATCACGCGGGCTGGGGCGATGGCTGCTGTTCGTGGCGGGGGTGGGGATCTTCTGCGGGTGCGTGGGGAAGAGCGCCCAGTTCCCGCTCTTCGTCTGGCTCCCCGACGCGATGGAGGGGCCGACGCCGGTGTCGGCGCTGGTGCATTCGGCGACGATGGTCGCGGCGGGCGTGTACCTCGTCGGCCGTTTCTATCCGGTGCTCACCCCCGACGTGCTGTTCGTGATCGCCGTCATCGGGGCGATCACGCTGTTCATCGCGGCGACGATCGCCTTGGTCGCCAACGACATCAAGCGCGTGCTCGCCTATTCGACCGTCAGCCAGCTCGGCTACATGATGCTCGCGCTGGGGGTTGGCGGCTGGGCGGCGGGCCTGTTCCACCTGGTCACCCACGCCTTCTTCAAGAGCCTGTTGTTCCTCTGCTCGGGGTCGGTGATCCACGCCTGCCACACCAACGACATGCGGAAGATGGGCGGCCTGCTCCGCCCGATGCCGGCGACGGCGTGGACGATGCTCGTCGGTTGCCTGGCGATCATCGGTGCCGGGATCCCGTTCGTGATCGGCACCAGCGGCTACTACTCGAAAGACGCGATCCTCGCCCAGGCGCTGTCGTTCGCCAATGCCAACCCCGGGCGTGGGTGGCTGTTTCTGGCGGTCGCCGGAGGTGCCTTCCTGACCGCGTTCTACATGTTCCGCCTCTGGTTCATGACGTTCCTCGGCAGCCCGCGCGACCACCACGTCGCCGAGCACGCCCACGAGTCGCCCGACGTGATGGTGAGGCCGTTGTTGGTGCTGGCAGTCCTTGCCGTGGTCGCCGGGTGGACGCTGCCCGGCGGGTTCGGAATCGCGAACCTGATCGAACAGGCGCGGCCGGCCGGCACCGGCGGCACCGAATCGAGCGGCTACCTGTTTCCGGGGCTCACGATCCCCGCCGAGCACGAGAGCCATGTCGGGGCCGTCCATGTCACGGCGACGCTGACCGCGTTCGCGACCGCCACGGCCGGCGTGCTGCTCGCGGCGGCGATGTACTGGTGGAAGATCCTCTCCCCTGGCCTGGTCGCCGGGCTGTTCCGTCCGGTGTACACGTTCCTCGCGAACCGCTGGTACGTCGACGAGCTCTACGACGCGGTGTTCGTCAAGCCCGCACTGGCGCTGGCGGGAATCGCCAGCGGCGCCGATCGGGGCATCATCGACCGGATCATCGACGGCGTCGCCTGGTGCGCCCGGCGGATCGCCGGGATCGACGCCTGGATCGACCGCTGGGTGGTCGACGGGCTCGTCGATGCCACTGCCGACGTCACATGGAACGCCGGATTGGAACTGAAGAAATTGCAGACCGGTCGGCTCCGCCAGTACGTCCTGTTCATCGCCCTCGGTACCGTCGCCCTGTTCGTCCTCGTGAGTTTCCTCTACCGCACGGCGCTGGCCGGCTGATCGCCGCCGCCCGACACCGCACCCACCGCTCCTTCCCACGGATCGACCATGCCCGACGCCGCCGCCGCCGTGCAGCCCGCCTTCTGGCCGCTGACGCTGATGCTGTTCCTCCCCGCCCTCGTGGCGGCATTCCTCTCGCTGCCGATCATCCCCCGCGGCCGTGACGAGACGGTGCGCTGGATCGCCCTGGGGACCACGGCGGTCGTGTTCCTGCTCTCCGCCTGGATCTGCCTGCCATGGCTGTTCGGCGGCCGCGGGCCGGGGCAGTTCGAGAGCGGGCTCGCCCGGATGCAGTCGGTGGTCAAGCTGCCGTGGATCCCGGCCTTCAACATCGAGTACCTGCTCGGGCTCGACGGGATCAGCATGCCGCTGGTGCTCCTGACGACGTTCCTGTCGGTGCTGGCGGCGGCCGCGAGCTGGCCGATCACCAAGCATGTCAAAGCCTATTTCGTGCTGTTTCTACTCCTCGAGACCGGCATGCTCGGCGTGTTCCTCGGCCTCGACTTCTTCCTGTTCTACGTGTTCTGGGAAGTGATGCTGCTGCCGATGTATTTCCTCATCGGCATCTGGGGCGGCCCGCGGCGCGAGTACGCGGCGATCAAGTTCTTCCTGTACACGCTGCTCGGCAGCGTGCTGATGTTGATCGCGATCCTGATGCTGTACTTCACCAGCGACGTTCGGACGC is a window from the Planctomycetota bacterium genome containing:
- the nuoL gene encoding NADH-quinone oxidoreductase subunit L, yielding MGPHGRDAARLATAAIATSLVLSLLAAGVWVSNHPVVAVSHGGADHGAVGDDGAAGPGGAGDGHQGAAAGGESAHGHADDGHGAGGHGAPLPPSYSGDWYTLYEAGGLTLSIGWWIDALTVLMFVVVTLIATCIHVYASGYMHDELHGVTDHEVTLADGHHLHRPGRFPRFFQALSLFCFSMLGIVIAGNLAMVFIFWELVGICSWFLIGFYFERRSASTAANKAFIVNRVGDFGMLIGLMALWGALGTLHFGDRVVPDDLGTPVNRQGLFSLVRPPARGHALTVPDGMVAAEAAADVAAIVRTGAGDPAATATAVAANVEGWRSRGLGRWLLFVAGVGIFCGCVGKSAQFPLFVWLPDAMEGPTPVSALVHSATMVAAGVYLVGRFYPVLTPDVLFVIAVIGAITLFIAATIALVANDIKRVLAYSTVSQLGYMMLALGVGGWAAGLFHLVTHAFFKSLLFLCSGSVIHACHTNDMRKMGGLLRPMPATAWTMLVGCLAIIGAGIPFVIGTSGYYSKDAILAQALSFANANPGRGWLFLAVAGGAFLTAFYMFRLWFMTFLGSPRDHHVAEHAHESPDVMVRPLLVLAVLAVVAGWTLPGGFGIANLIEQARPAGTGGTESSGYLFPGLTIPAEHESHVGAVHVTATLTAFATATAGVLLAAAMYWWKILSPGLVAGLFRPVYTFLANRWYVDELYDAVFVKPALALAGIASGADRGIIDRIIDGVAWCARRIAGIDAWIDRWVVDGLVDATADVTWNAGLELKKLQTGRLRQYVLFIALGTVALFVLVSFLYRTALAG